The genomic interval CTGTTCCTGCTGCCCTACAAGCAGACCGCATGGTCCGAGAGCGTCGTCGAGGCGATGCTCTACGTGCTGTGGGACCTCAAGCTGAAGGTCGGCCATGCGACGCGCTCCGTGGAGGAATGCCTGCGCGAGGGCCGCGCCGACATGACGATCCGCACCGCGCTGCTGGAATCCCGCTTCCTGTTCGGCTCGCGCGCGCTGTTCGAGGAGATGGTCACCCGCTTCGATACCGAACTGGTGATCGGGTCGGCTTCCGAGTTCGTGGACGCCAAGCTGCGCGAGCGCGACGCCCGCGTCGCCAAGGCAGGCGCCTCGCGCTATCTCGTCGAGCCCAACGTCAAGGACGGAAAGGGCGGCCTGCGCGACCTCAACACCCTGTTCTGGATCGCGAAGTACACGTACCGGGTGCGGGATCAGGCCGAGCTGGTCCATGCCGGGCTGTTCACGCCGGACGAGTACCGTCTGTTCGAGCGCTGCGAGGAATTCCTGTGGCGGGTGCGCTGCCACATCCACTTCGTGACCGGGCGGCCGGAGGAGCGTCTGTCGTTCGGGCTGCAGCCCAAGATCGCCGAACGGCTCGGCTTCGGCTCCCGCGGCGGCCTCTCGGGTGTCGAGCGCTTCATGAAGGCGTATTTCCTCATCGCCAAGGATGTCGGCGACCTCACCGCCATCGTCTGCGCCGAGCTGGAGGCGCGTCACGCCAAGCGCACGCCGGTGCTCGACCGCTGGATCGGCCGCTTCCGCGACCGCTTCCGCGCGACCTCGATCGAGGCGGAGGATTTCTGGATCGACAACGGCCGGGTCAACATCCGCGGCGAGGACACGTTCGAGCGCGATCCGGTCAACCTGATCCGTCTGTTCTGGCTCGCCGACCGGCACAACCTCCCGATCCATCCGGACGCGGCGCGGCTGGCCAACCGCTCGCTCAAGCTCATCACCCACGCGGTGCGCATCGACCCGGAGGCCAACCGGCTCTTCCTCGACATCCTGACATCGAAGAACGCTCCGGAGACGATCCTGCGATCGATGAACGAGGCGGGCGTCCTCGGTCGGTTCATCCCGGAATTCGGCCGCATCGTCGCGATGATGCAGTTCAACATGTACCACCACTACACGGTGGACGAGCATCTGCTGCGCTCGCTCGGCGTGCTCGCGGCGATCGATTCGGGACGGGTGCGCGACGAGCATCCGCTCGCCTCGCGGCTCATCGATACGATCCACAACCGCCGCGCCCTCTATGTCGCGATCTTGCTGCACGACATCGCCAAGGGTCGGCCCGAGGACCATTCGATCGCCGGCGCGGCCATCGCCCGCAAGCTCGGGCCGCGCTTCGGATTGAGCCAGGCGGAGACCGAGACGGTCTCGTGGCTGGTCGAGCACCACCTGCTCATGTCGATGACGGCGCAGAGCCGCGACCTCTCCGACCGCAGGACGATCGAGAAGTTCGCGAGCGAGGTGCAGAGCCTGGAGCGGCTGAAGCTGCTCGCGATCCTCACCGTCGCCGACATCAAGGCGGTCGGCCCCGGCGTGTGGACGGCCTGGAAAGGCACGCTGCTGCGTACCCTCTACGACGAGACCGAAGTCGTCCTGTCCGGCGGCCACTCGGAGATCGCTCGCACCGACCGGGTGCGGCTGATCCAGATGGTCCTGCGCGAGCAGCTCTCCGACTGGAACTCCGAGCTGTTCGACGCCTATGCCGCGCGCCACAACCAAGCCTACTGGCTCAAGGTGGACTCGACGCGCCACTTCAAGAACGCCCGCTTCCTGCGCACGGTGATGGAGGAGGGCCGCACCAGCGCCACGACCTACGAGACCGATCCGGTTCGGGGCGTGACCGAACTGACGGTCTATTCCCCCGATCATCCGCGGCTGCTCGCCATCATCACGGGCGCCTGCGCGACCATGGGCGGCAACATCGTCGATGCGCAGATCTTCACGACGACCGACGGCTTCGCCCTCGATTCGATCTTCATCTCCCGCGCCTTCGAGCGGGACGAGGACGAGCTGCGCCGCGCCGGCCGCATCGCCACGGCGATCGAGCGGGCGCTGAAGGGCGAGATCAAGATTGCCGAACTCGTGGCCGACAAGCACCCGAAGCAGCCGCCCAAGACCTTCCTCGTCCCGCCGGACGTGTCGATCGACAACGCCCTGTCGAGCCGCGAGACGGTGGTGGAGATTACCGGACTCGACCGGCCGGGCCTGCTCTACGAGCTGACGACGGGGCTCAACCGCCTGAGCCTCAACATCACCTCGGCGCATGTGGCGACCTTCGGCGAGCGGGCGGTGGACGTGTTCTACGTGACCGACCTCACCGGGACCCGCGTGATGCAGCCCGACCGCCTCTCCCTGATCCGCGCCGCGGTGATGGAGGTGTTCGCCAGCGACGTCGCTGCGCTCCGCGCGGAAGGGCTCGACGCCCTGGTCGATTCGCCGCCGCCGCGGGAACTCTGACCCATCCGTCGCGCAGTGCGCTTGATTTCGCGGTTTGCCCGAATGATATCAGCCCCATCCCGGAACACTTCGAGACCTGATCGATCGCACGATGATGGCTGACGACATGGAGAAGCAGGAGCGGCACGACGGCGCGGAGGCGGAGGTTCGGCCGCAATCCGGTGCCTCGCATGCGGGCGCGGATGCCGAAGCGCTCGCCGCCGCGATCGCAGAGCGCGACGAGTTCAAGGATCGCCTGCTGCGCACGCTGGCCGAGATGGAGAACCTGCGCCGCAGGACCGAGCGCGAGGTCGCGGATGCCCGCACCTACGCGGTGACGAATTTCGCCCGCGACATGCTCAACACCGCCGACAACATCCGCCGCGCGCTCGAAAGCGTGCCGGAGGAGGCGCGCGCGGGTGCCGACGGCCCCTTCAAGGGGCTGATCGAGGGCATCGACCTGACGGATCGGGATCTCGCCAAGACGCTGGAACGCCACGGCGTGAAGGTGGTCGATCCCAAGGGCCAGCGCTTCGACCCGAACCGCCACCAGGCGATGTTCGAGGTGCCCAACACCGAGGTTCCCA from Methylobacterium sp. AMS5 carries:
- a CDS encoding [protein-PII] uridylyltransferase, translating into MFDPVPVLEKIVASLDRDAREPTKLRGLLVPELRKVIETGHADAERLLLRERDGLACAQRLSRLTDAVVRAIYDAVVWRLYPNDNPSTGEQLAIVATGGYGRGTMAPGSDIDLLFLLPYKQTAWSESVVEAMLYVLWDLKLKVGHATRSVEECLREGRADMTIRTALLESRFLFGSRALFEEMVTRFDTELVIGSASEFVDAKLRERDARVAKAGASRYLVEPNVKDGKGGLRDLNTLFWIAKYTYRVRDQAELVHAGLFTPDEYRLFERCEEFLWRVRCHIHFVTGRPEERLSFGLQPKIAERLGFGSRGGLSGVERFMKAYFLIAKDVGDLTAIVCAELEARHAKRTPVLDRWIGRFRDRFRATSIEAEDFWIDNGRVNIRGEDTFERDPVNLIRLFWLADRHNLPIHPDAARLANRSLKLITHAVRIDPEANRLFLDILTSKNAPETILRSMNEAGVLGRFIPEFGRIVAMMQFNMYHHYTVDEHLLRSLGVLAAIDSGRVRDEHPLASRLIDTIHNRRALYVAILLHDIAKGRPEDHSIAGAAIARKLGPRFGLSQAETETVSWLVEHHLLMSMTAQSRDLSDRRTIEKFASEVQSLERLKLLAILTVADIKAVGPGVWTAWKGTLLRTLYDETEVVLSGGHSEIARTDRVRLIQMVLREQLSDWNSELFDAYAARHNQAYWLKVDSTRHFKNARFLRTVMEEGRTSATTYETDPVRGVTELTVYSPDHPRLLAIITGACATMGGNIVDAQIFTTTDGFALDSIFISRAFERDEDELRRAGRIATAIERALKGEIKIAELVADKHPKQPPKTFLVPPDVSIDNALSSRETVVEITGLDRPGLLYELTTGLNRLSLNITSAHVATFGERAVDVFYVTDLTGTRVMQPDRLSLIRAAVMEVFASDVAALRAEGLDALVDSPPPREL
- the grpE gene encoding nucleotide exchange factor GrpE, with the protein product MMADDMEKQERHDGAEAEVRPQSGASHAGADAEALAAAIAERDEFKDRLLRTLAEMENLRRRTEREVADARTYAVTNFARDMLNTADNIRRALESVPEEARAGADGPFKGLIEGIDLTDRDLAKTLERHGVKVVDPKGQRFDPNRHQAMFEVPNTEVPNGTVVQVVQTGYVIGDRTLRPALVGVSKGGPKPEANRDKPADAA